In the Enterobacter cloacae subsp. cloacae ATCC 13047 genome, AACCGGAAGCTGCGGCGCAAGCTGGCGCGAAAACAGGCCCATGTACGCGCACTCTTCCAGCACCACGGCGTTGTGTACCGCATCGGCGGCATCTTTACCCCAGGCAAACGGTCCGTGGGAGTGCACCAGCACTGCCGGGATCTGCATGGGGCTGATGTCGCGCTCTTCAAAGGTTTTGATGATCACTTCACCGGTCTGATACTCGTAGTCTCCTGCGATCTCCGCCGTGGTCATCCGCCGCGTGCAGGGGATCGCGCCGTAGAAGTAGTCCGCGTGCGTCGTGCCCCATGCGGGCAGATCCTGACCTGCCTGAGACCAGATGGTGGCATGGCGGGAATGGGTATGGACGATGCCGCCAATTTCCGGGTAGCGACGGTACAGCGCAAGATGGGTAGGCGTGTCTGACGACGGTTTCATGCTGCCCTCGACCACCTCACCGGTGGCGATATTCACCACCACCATATCATCCGCCGTCATCACGTCATACTCCACGCCGGACGGTTTGATCACCATCAGACCGCTGTCGCGATCCACCGCGCTGACGTTACCCCAGGTGAAGGTCACCAGCTGGTGGGCGGGCAGTGCCAGGTTGGCTGCCAGCACCTCGGCTTTGAGTTGTTCTAACATGTCA is a window encoding:
- the araD gene encoding L-ribulose-5-phosphate 4-epimerase, which translates into the protein MLEQLKAEVLAANLALPAHQLVTFTWGNVSAVDRDSGLMVIKPSGVEYDVMTADDMVVVNIATGEVVEGSMKPSSDTPTHLALYRRYPEIGGIVHTHSRHATIWSQAGQDLPAWGTTHADYFYGAIPCTRRMTTAEIAGDYEYQTGEVIIKTFEERDISPMQIPAVLVHSHGPFAWGKDAADAVHNAVVLEECAYMGLFSRQLAPQLPVMQQELLDKHYLRKHGAHAYYGQ